Below is a genomic region from Chlamydiales bacterium.
TGATAAAGCCCTTGTTATTTACTCTTTCAACACTTGGATTTATTTATTACATCATCAAATACCTTTCAAGCTCTATAAAAAAAATCGATACAGTATGGCTGCAAGCCTCTTTAGCTGTTGCAATCGCCACTTTAATCGATATAACAGTTAAGCTTTATATTCACCGCTACTGGTTTAACACCTGGGTAAACAATAATCCCTCTTTGGATGTAAATCACGCTTATGGATTTAATTTTTTTTATGACGCTAGCCATGAAATTGCTTCATTTCCCTCCGGTCATACAGCTTTAACTACCTCTTTTCTTATAGTATTTTGGATTGCGTATCCAAAATCTCGTATTTTATGTGCCCTTCTTATATTGGCTGTGGGCCTTGGCTTAATCCTTGCAGACTTTCATTATGTAGGTGATGTCATAGCTGGAGGATTTATGGGAGCATATATTGGAATCTTTTCCTCTCTTCTATCAAAAAAACTCAGGTTACTATGAAACCAAAACGTATTACAGAAAAGTACCTTTATAATGCAGCCATAGCCTATTTAGAACGATTTCCTACAACCGTATCCCATTTTCGCATGCACTTCGTGCGCAAAATTGAGGATTCTCTCTGTGCTTATCCTGATCAAGATCGACAATTATGCCATCAACTCTTAAATGAACTCATAGATAAGTTATGTAAGATGAATATCTTGAATGATGAGCTCTATCTTGAAAATAAAATCCGCTCTCTTAGAAAAAAAGGACACTCAGCA
It encodes:
- a CDS encoding phosphatase PAP2 family protein; its protein translation is MIKPLLFTLSTLGFIYYIIKYLSSSIKKIDTVWLQASLAVAIATLIDITVKLYIHRYWFNTWVNNNPSLDVNHAYGFNFFYDASHEIASFPSGHTALTTSFLIVFWIAYPKSRILCALLILAVGLGLILADFHYVGDVIAGGFMGAYIGIFSSLLSKKLRLL
- a CDS encoding RecX family transcriptional regulator, which encodes MKPKRITEKYLYNAAIAYLERFPTTVSHFRMHFVRKIEDSLCAYPDQDRQLCHQLLNELIDKLCKMNILNDELYLENKIRSLRKKGHSARSIQSKLQQKGLVTNTIQSELEQTESSDLEAAITWIKRKRLIKNEPIKIMNTLARAGFNYETSKKAIESSLQMILK